The nucleotide window TCGTTAATGACGGATCTGTATTGCACATATCTTGGCAAGCGCTTATGCCGCCACCGTTAAACCATAAATAGCCATACTCTCGCCCCAGTTGATGGCGATAGTTTTTACTGTCCGCATTGTTATTTTGTTTTTGGTTTTGTTTGTTGTTTTGCTTAGTGTTTTGGCTGTCATTTTCAGGCGCGTTTAAATTAAAACGTAAAACCTGTTCGGAGTTGACTAAGTCATCAACAATCGCCAACGTTTGTTGCAACCAAACCTGCTCACCGACACAAATCAATACACCACGCTGTTCGCTGGCTTTTAGATTTATTATTTTTTCGGCGATATATCGTTGCACAGTGATAATCCTAAGCCATTATCAAATAAAGAATATTTTGCATTCTAGCAAACCCACAGAGCATTTAGAATTTTTCATATTTTATTGGCCCATAAGTGGCTAACTTTTTTCGGTGAACTAAACTAATTAGATGATCAAGATCAAGTTTTAAGCAACTTGTTTACATTTAAATCAGATAACTGTTTACAATTGCTTAACAATTCAAACAACTGAGCAGCGCTATGACTGAACATATCGATATTGAAAATCAGAAGAAAGATGAGCGTAATACCTTTATCTTTTTAGCGGTTTTTCTAGCACCGATTTTATCTGTCGCCATCGTTGGTGGCTTGGGTTTTGCGATTTGGATAAGCCAAATAATTTTTGGTCCTCCAGGGGTAAGCTAGATGACACAACCAAGTCGCGTTGCCGATGTTTCGCGGCGCAATTTTTTGCGTGGCCGGCAATGGATTAAACAACCTAAACTCCGACTGCCCTGGGTTATTAATGAAAAAGTCTTTCTTGATGGTTGCACTCAGTGCGGCGACTGTCTTTCCGCGTGCCCGGAAAACATTCTTGTAAAAAGTGACGATGGTTTCGTATCGGTTGATTTCAATATAGGTGAATGCACCTTTTGTGAAAAGTGTGTTGACGTCTGTGAGCAACCACTATTTAGAAGTACCGATGAGCAGGCTTGGTCTGCTCATCTCAATATAAAAGACAATTGCCTGGCTAATAACCAGATCTATTGTCAAAGCTGTAAGGATGTCTGCGACACCAGAGCGATGGAGTTTCACTATAAAAGCTCTATACCGACACCCAGCATCAATCAATCTCAGTGCACCAGTTGTGGTGCGTGTGTTAATGCATGCCCCAGCCAGTCGCTGGAGTTAATCGCGGTCTCGGAGGTAAGTGATGAGTGAGACACAAGAATACCATATTGCGAGCTTTATCAGTCAAATTGACGTCTCGCAAAAAGACGCAGCAATGCAATCCATTGCCGACACACCCGGCGCCGAAATTCATGCAAGTAATGAACAAGGCAAAGTGGTTTTTACCCTTGAGGCCGATAATCAAGGTGTGATAGGGCAACGCGCCGATCAACTCAAACTGGCACCGGGTATGCTTACCCTAGCGCCAGTTTACCATCAGTATATTGAAGAATAGGGAGCGACCATGAAACTCAATCGTCGTGAATTTATTAAAGCAAATGCGGTAGCCGTTGCTGCTGCTACGGCCGGTATCGCGGTTCCAGCCAGTGCCTCTAATTTAATCACCAGTTCAGACTTAACCAAGTTAAAGTGGGACAAAGCGCCTTGTCGTTTCTGTGGCACGGGTTGTAGTGTCAACGTCGCCACTATGGACGGTAAGGTCGTTGCGACTCATGGTGATATTAAATCGCCGGTGAATAAAGGCCTTAACTGTGTGAAAGGTTACTTCCTGTCTAAAATCATGTACGGCAAAGACCGTTTGACTCAGCCATTGCTGAGAATGAAAAATGGCAAGTACGACAAAAATGGTGATTTTACCCCTATCGAATGGGATCAAGCCTTCGATATTATGGCGGAAAAAGCCAAAGCAGCGCTGAAGAAAAATGGCGAGAACGGTGTCGGTATGTTCGGCTCCGGACAGTGGACCATTATGGAAGGTTACGCCGCTGCAAAATTGTATAAGGCAGGTTTCCGCTCCAACAACATTGACCCGAATGCCCGTCACTGTATGGCATCTGCGGTTGTTGGCTTTATGCGTACCTTTGGTATTGATGAGCCGATGGGTTGTTATGATGATATTGAAAACGCCGATGCCTTCGTTCTGTGGGGCTCAAATATGGCGGAAATGCACCCTATCCTTTGGACTCGAGTGACCGACCGTCGTTTAAGTGCACCGCATGTTAAAGTCGCTGTACTGTCTACTTTTGAGCATCGCAGCTTTGAACTTGCAGATAATGGCATGGTGTTTGTTCCACAAACTGACTTAGCGATTCTTAACTATATCGCCCATTACATTATTGAAACCGATCGCGTAAACAAAGACTTTGTTAATAAACATACCAATTTTAAAATTGGTAATGCGGATATCGGTTATGGCTTACGTCCAGAGCATCCGCTAGAGAAAAAAGCCAAAAATGCCACAAAAGCTGGTGGCTCAAAACCAATTACGTTTGACGAATATGCTAAGTTCGTTAGCAAGTATACCGCCGAGTATGTATCGAAGCTATCAGGTGTCTCTGTCGACAAGTTAAAAGAATTAGCTGAGATGTATGCTGATCCAAATACCAAGGTTACTTCGTTTTGGACTATGGGCTTCAATCAACATACCCGTGGTGTTTGGGCAAATAACTTGGTTTACAACATCCATTTGTTAACCGGTAAGATTTCCACTCCGGGTAATAGCCCGTTTTCACTGACCGGCCAACCATCGGCGTGTGGTACGGCACGTGAAGTTGGTACCTTCGCGCATCGATTGCCAGCAGATATGGTTGTAAATAACCCTGATCATCGTAAAAAAGCCGAGAAACTTTGGAAACTGCCTCCGGGCACCATCAACCCTGAACTGGGTTATCATGCGGTATTGCAAAACCGTATGCTTAAAGATGGTAAAACCAACTTTTATTGGGTTCAGGTAAACAACAACATGCAAGCGGCAGCGAACATGAATGAGGAAGGTTACCCTGGCTATCGTAACCCAGACAACTTTATTGTGGTGTCAGACCCCTACCCAACGGTAACTGCGCAAGCAGCGGATTTGATACTACCAACGGCAATGTGGGTAGAAAAAGAAGGTGGCTATGGTAATGCCGAGCGCCGTACCCAATTGTGGTATCAACAAGTACCACCACCTGAAGGTGCCCACTCTGACTTATGGCAGCTGGTCGAGTTTTCCAAACGCTTTAAAGTGGAAGAGGTATGGCCGGCAGATTTGATTGCCAAGCAACCTGAGGTGAAAGGTAAAACGCTATTTGACGTATTGTTTGCTAATGGTCAAGTGGATAAGTTTAAACTGGATGAGATCCCTGATGACCGACTTAATGACGAAGCACGTTACTTTGGCTTCTACCTGCAAAAAGGCTTGTTTGAAGAGTATGCGTCATTTGGCCGTGGTAAGGCTCATGATTTAGCACCATTTGAACGATACCATGAGGAGCGCGGTTTGCGTTGGCCTGTGGTTAACGGCAAAGAGACGTTGTGGCGTTTCAAAGAAGGCAGTGACCCATACGTTGAAGCGGGTACTGACTTCCAATTTTATGGTCACAAAGACGGCAAAGCCATTATCTTCGCCCTACCGTACGAGCCACCAGCGGAAGTACCTGATGGTGAATTTGATTTATGGTTATCAACTGGACGAGTGCTTGAGCATTGGCATTCAGGCTCGATGACCCAACGTGTTCCTGAACTGTATAAAGCGGTACCAGATGCCGTGGTGTATATGCATCCAGAAGATGCGCAAAAACGCGGGTTCCGTCGTGGCGACTTGGTAAAAATCGTGTCTCGACGTGGTGAAGTGCAAACCCGAGTTGAAACCCGAGGTCGTAATAAACCGCC belongs to Thalassotalea sp. HSM 43 and includes:
- the napE gene encoding periplasmic nitrate reductase, NapE protein, encoding MTEHIDIENQKKDERNTFIFLAVFLAPILSVAIVGGLGFAIWISQIIFGPPGVS
- the napA gene encoding nitrate reductase catalytic subunit NapA, yielding MKLNRREFIKANAVAVAAATAGIAVPASASNLITSSDLTKLKWDKAPCRFCGTGCSVNVATMDGKVVATHGDIKSPVNKGLNCVKGYFLSKIMYGKDRLTQPLLRMKNGKYDKNGDFTPIEWDQAFDIMAEKAKAALKKNGENGVGMFGSGQWTIMEGYAAAKLYKAGFRSNNIDPNARHCMASAVVGFMRTFGIDEPMGCYDDIENADAFVLWGSNMAEMHPILWTRVTDRRLSAPHVKVAVLSTFEHRSFELADNGMVFVPQTDLAILNYIAHYIIETDRVNKDFVNKHTNFKIGNADIGYGLRPEHPLEKKAKNATKAGGSKPITFDEYAKFVSKYTAEYVSKLSGVSVDKLKELAEMYADPNTKVTSFWTMGFNQHTRGVWANNLVYNIHLLTGKISTPGNSPFSLTGQPSACGTAREVGTFAHRLPADMVVNNPDHRKKAEKLWKLPPGTINPELGYHAVLQNRMLKDGKTNFYWVQVNNNMQAAANMNEEGYPGYRNPDNFIVVSDPYPTVTAQAADLILPTAMWVEKEGGYGNAERRTQLWYQQVPPPEGAHSDLWQLVEFSKRFKVEEVWPADLIAKQPEVKGKTLFDVLFANGQVDKFKLDEIPDDRLNDEARYFGFYLQKGLFEEYASFGRGKAHDLAPFERYHEERGLRWPVVNGKETLWRFKEGSDPYVEAGTDFQFYGHKDGKAIIFALPYEPPAEVPDGEFDLWLSTGRVLEHWHSGSMTQRVPELYKAVPDAVVYMHPEDAQKRGFRRGDLVKIVSRRGEVQTRVETRGRNKPPVGLVFMPWFDASRLVNKVTLDATDPMSKETDFKKCAVRIEKA
- a CDS encoding chaperone NapD, which produces MSETQEYHIASFISQIDVSQKDAAMQSIADTPGAEIHASNEQGKVVFTLEADNQGVIGQRADQLKLAPGMLTLAPVYHQYIEE
- the napF gene encoding ferredoxin-type protein NapF; the encoded protein is MTQPSRVADVSRRNFLRGRQWIKQPKLRLPWVINEKVFLDGCTQCGDCLSACPENILVKSDDGFVSVDFNIGECTFCEKCVDVCEQPLFRSTDEQAWSAHLNIKDNCLANNQIYCQSCKDVCDTRAMEFHYKSSIPTPSINQSQCTSCGACVNACPSQSLELIAVSEVSDE